From the genome of Danio rerio strain Tuebingen ecotype United States chromosome 2, GRCz12tu, whole genome shotgun sequence, one region includes:
- the trpa1a gene encoding transient receptor potential cation channel subfamily A member 1a isoform X3, giving the protein MDTLLTSNIKLLNKTDGDGNTALHLAARAGHVAAVRLLLYRGAKIILNKNDASFLHEAVHNARREVTNMVIESDRCEEAMTTYKPNSTKRCIVMDMIEFLPESFKHLLDTCIRESEEDVNCTNYYIEYNFRWLQHPLQNLKKTGMEKDMAYKPLSALNAMVNFNRVNLLTHPVCKKYLEMKWSAYGIKAHLLNMTVYALGVFPLTYLIVNLKPTLVTSRNVTSVNMVCTSLYKQSYLTTSSMLLVLAMNMYAVGKEILQMFQQRLNYLRDLSNYMDWAAAICALLFVVPLLMNLKSSWHWQAGALAALTSWLNLLLYLQRFERIGIYVVMFREISRTLLSIIVLFFYLILGFALSFYALMIEQQHFGRMFLSLLQTFVMMVGEMNYQDNFMKPYLQGDLPFPDLTLAIFVWFVLLVPILLMNLLIGLAVGDIAEVQTNACLKRIAMQIELHTNLEERLPYWFMKRVDQVTIREYPNRCFSGKKRWFFGGNEVKSRTRLGPTFHQLTPLERELTKQKYRLKEISETMEKQHNLLKLIVQKMEISSEADEHDGPPVFQELKEKLLTKSKWGPLLRAVTARKKGICSFGKT; this is encoded by the exons ATGGACACTTTGCTGACATCTAACATCAAACTTCTGAACAAAACTGATGGAGATGGG AACACAGCTCTACATTTGGCTGCTAGAGCTGGTCATGTAGCAGCAGTGCGATTGCTGTTATACAGAGGTGCCAAGATAATCCTCAACAAAAACGATGCTTCTTTCCTGCATGAGGCTGTGCATAACGCAAGGAGGGAGGTCACCAACATGGTGATCGAGAGCGACAG ATGTGAAGAGGCCATGACAACGTACAAACCAAACTCAACGAAACGCTGCATTGTTATGGACATGATCGAGTTTCTTCCAGAGTCCTTTAAA caTCTTCTAGACACTTGCATAAGGGAATCCGAGGAAGATGTTAACTGCACAAATTACTAT ATTGAGTACAATTTCAGGTGGCTTCAGCATCCACtacaaaaccttaaaaaaacagGCATGGAAAAAGACATGGCATACAAACCTCTCAGCGCACTAAAT GCTATGGTGAATTTTAACCGTGTCAATTTGCTCACCCATCCAGTGTGCAAGAAATATTTGGAGATGAAGTG gAGTGCCTATGGGATCAAAGCACACCTGCTCAATATGACTGTTTATGCACTTGGGGTCTTTCCTTTAACATACCTCATTGTGAATCTGAAGCCCACACTGGTCACGTCCAGAAACGTCACATCAGTCAACATGGTCTGCACATCCCTCTACAAG CAATCCTACCTGACAACATCAAGCATGCTGCTGGTTCTTGCAATGAATATGTATGCAGTGGGGAAAGAGATCCTGCAAATGTTTCAACAG CGGCTGAATTATTTGCGGGATTTGTCGAACTACATGGACTGGGCGGCTGCGATCTGTGCTCTGCTGTTCGTGGTGCCGCTGCTGATGAATCTGAAGAGCTCGTGGCACTGGCAGGCTGGTGCGCTGGCAGCCCTGACCTCCTGGCTCAATCTGCTCCTCTATCTCCAGCG GTTTGAACGGATTGGTATTTATGTGGTGATGTTTCGAGAGATTTCACGGACACTGCTGAGCATTatcgttttgtttttttacctgaTATTGGGATTTGCTTTGTCCTTCTATGCCTTGATGATCGAACAG CAACATTTTGGAAGGATGTTCCTATCACTGCTGCAGACCTTTGTCATGATGGTAGGAGAAATGAACTACCAGGACAACTTCATGAAGCCCTACCTGCAAGGAGATCTTCCTTTCCCTGATTTGACTTTGGCAATATTTGTGTGGTTTGTCTTACTTGTGCCTATCCTTCTCATGAACCTTCTG ATTGGTTTGGCTGTTGGTGACATAGCAGAGGTTCAGACAAACGCCTGCTTAAAGAGGATTGCAATGCAG ATTGAGCTCCACACTAACCTGGAGGAGAGGCTTCCTTATTGGTTCATGAAGCGGGTGGACCAGGTCACTATCAGAGAATACCCAAACAGATGCTTCAGCGGAAAG AAAAGATGGTTTTTCGGAGGGAATGAGGTGAAGTCCAGGACCCGTCTCGGTCCTACCTTCCACCAGTTAACTCCACTGGAACGAGAGCTAACCAAACAGAAATACAG GCTGAAGGAGATTTCAGAGACCATGGAAAAGCAACACAACCTGCTAAAGCTGATAGTGCAGAAGATGGAGATCAGTTCAGAGGCCGATGAACACGACGGACCCCCAGTGTTTCAGGAGCTGAAAGAGAAACTCCTCACCAAAAGCAAATGGGGTCCTCTGCTCAGGGCAGTGACTGCCAGAAAGAAGGGAATCTGCAGTTTCGGAAAAACTTAA